A window of Armatimonadota bacterium contains these coding sequences:
- a CDS encoding ABC transporter permease — protein sequence MATAEVTMPLARRRLRVGGVGTVGLALLCGLIAAAALAPWISPHDPTENVAAPFSPPSQVHPLGTNDVGQDILSELLYGARVSLTIGFLAAAAAIVIGTAVGVVSGYFGGWLDVLLMRIVDIVLVLPFLPLMILLAAYLGPSFWNLILVIGALVWARPARIVRSQVLQLRTLDYVEAARALGAGSLRILSKHVLPGALPVALSQFILAASSAILIEASLSFLGLGDPTAKSWGSVLYYAQVRSAFLSGAWVWWVLPPGLLITFTVLGFALTGFAWEARMNPRVRC from the coding sequence ATGGCGACCGCGGAGGTGACCATGCCTCTGGCCAGGCGCCGCCTACGGGTTGGCGGAGTTGGCACCGTGGGTCTGGCGCTGCTGTGCGGTCTCATCGCGGCGGCGGCCTTGGCGCCCTGGATCAGTCCGCATGACCCGACGGAGAACGTCGCCGCGCCGTTCTCGCCGCCGAGCCAGGTCCACCCGTTGGGCACCAACGATGTCGGCCAGGACATCCTCAGCGAGCTGCTTTACGGGGCCCGCGTGTCGCTTACGATTGGGTTTTTAGCGGCTGCGGCTGCGATCGTGATCGGCACGGCGGTGGGCGTCGTCTCCGGCTACTTCGGAGGCTGGCTGGACGTGCTGCTCATGCGGATCGTGGACATCGTGCTCGTGCTGCCCTTCCTGCCGTTGATGATCCTGCTCGCGGCCTATCTCGGACCGAGCTTCTGGAACCTCATCCTGGTGATCGGCGCGCTGGTGTGGGCACGGCCCGCCCGCATCGTTCGCTCGCAGGTGTTGCAGCTGCGCACGCTCGATTACGTCGAAGCCGCGAGGGCACTGGGTGCGGGATCGCTGCGGATCCTCAGTAAGCACGTGCTCCCCGGTGCGCTGCCGGTCGCACTGTCACAGTTCATCCTTGCTGCCAGCAGTGCGATCCTGATCGAGGCGTCCTTGAGCTTCCTCGGTCTGGGGGATCCGACGGCGAAGAGCTGGGGGTCGGTCCTGTACTACGCTCAGGTGCGCAGCGCTTTCCTCAGCGGTGCGTGGGTGTGGTGGGTGCTGCCGCCGGGACTGCTCATCACGTTTACGGTGCTGGGTTTCGCCCTCACTGGCTTCGCGTGGGAGGCGAGGATGAACCCGCGCGTGCGGTGCTGA
- a CDS encoding metal-sensitive transcriptional regulator — protein sequence MATKVLGSDPVAKERILARLRSIEGHVGGIVRMVEDDAYCVDVLKQTKAVQAAIDRVNAMLLERHLNHCVSAAIRSDDPNERERVIRELLDVFEQRVGG from the coding sequence ATGGCGACCAAAGTCCTGGGTTCGGATCCCGTAGCCAAAGAGCGCATCCTCGCGCGCCTGCGCAGCATCGAAGGGCACGTCGGCGGGATCGTCCGGATGGTCGAGGACGACGCCTACTGCGTCGACGTGCTCAAGCAGACGAAGGCCGTGCAGGCAGCGATCGACCGGGTCAACGCCATGCTGCTGGAGCGGCACCTCAACCACTGCGTGAGCGCGGCGATCCGGTCGGACGACCCCAACGAGCGAGAGCGCGTCATCCGCGAACTGCTCGACGTCTTCGAGCAGAGAGTCGGCGGATAG
- a CDS encoding NYN domain-containing protein: MDREVRLRKIEEWLAEDERTVRVLVGALYPGRALATLATRLGVTYVGHRITKVPRPELLDAVAETVRQHPGERTRLAEELLEGAQEQLTAVQAIASQHVARWIAGTGSAEEGMKRLVAAIVDERPRVGRSARSWWRRFLADATRQQQLRPEEMPTQVLNELVRIASEPLQAASERLTSAAKDLRDVLREAAQYLRRVDQDVARQAAHIDRKVQGLGDEITRVRSWFGEQQGSVRRSLEELTSAIRSLESRLDRHQQATEELVRRLAGVAVALERGQVEAARRELTRVRSGKVRVGIFADVANLYFSARDAHGSRVHYGALMARGQQLGEVAVARAYVTEGSNAEGQAAFEAALRHIGFEVKVLHLRRLSDGRHKANWDLGMATDILVCADDLDVVLLATGDGDFVDLVRWLRRQGLQVHVAGVAGHTAGELISAADGWIPLEGDLLMPARQRS; this comes from the coding sequence GTGGACAGGGAAGTAAGGCTTCGAAAGATCGAGGAGTGGCTCGCCGAGGACGAGCGCACCGTGCGCGTGCTGGTCGGAGCCCTCTATCCCGGACGCGCCCTGGCGACGCTGGCCACGCGGCTGGGCGTGACGTACGTCGGACATCGGATCACGAAGGTCCCGCGGCCGGAGCTGCTGGATGCGGTCGCCGAGACGGTGCGCCAGCACCCTGGCGAGCGGACCCGCCTGGCCGAGGAACTGCTCGAGGGCGCTCAAGAGCAGCTGACCGCCGTCCAGGCGATCGCCAGCCAGCACGTGGCGCGCTGGATCGCCGGCACCGGCTCTGCCGAAGAAGGGATGAAGCGGTTGGTCGCTGCGATCGTGGATGAGCGCCCGCGCGTCGGACGCAGCGCGCGCAGCTGGTGGCGCCGCTTCCTGGCCGACGCCACCCGGCAACAACAGCTCCGGCCGGAGGAGATGCCGACGCAGGTCCTCAACGAGCTCGTGCGCATCGCCTCCGAACCCCTGCAGGCGGCCTCGGAGAGACTCACGTCGGCCGCGAAGGACCTGCGCGACGTCCTCCGAGAGGCCGCACAGTATCTCCGGCGCGTGGACCAGGACGTCGCGCGCCAGGCCGCTCACATCGATCGGAAGGTGCAGGGGCTGGGCGACGAGATCACGCGCGTGCGGTCCTGGTTCGGCGAGCAGCAGGGTTCCGTCCGGCGCAGCCTGGAGGAACTCACATCGGCGATCCGTTCGTTGGAGTCGCGGCTGGACCGCCATCAGCAGGCCACCGAGGAACTCGTCCGCCGCCTGGCCGGCGTCGCGGTCGCCCTCGAGCGAGGCCAGGTCGAGGCCGCACGCCGGGAGTTGACCCGCGTGCGTTCGGGCAAGGTGCGCGTGGGGATCTTTGCCGACGTCGCCAACCTGTACTTCTCGGCGCGGGACGCCCATGGATCGCGGGTGCACTACGGCGCCTTGATGGCGCGCGGCCAGCAGCTGGGCGAAGTCGCCGTGGCGCGCGCGTATGTGACCGAGGGATCAAACGCCGAGGGCCAGGCGGCGTTCGAAGCAGCCCTGCGGCACATCGGATTCGAGGTCAAGGTCCTCCACCTGCGGCGCCTGTCGGATGGCCGGCACAAGGCGAACTGGGACCTGGGGATGGCGACTGACATCCTCGTCTGCGCCGACGACCTGGACGTGGTGCTGTTGGCGACAGGAGACGGCGATTTCGTGGACCTGGTGCGATGGCTTCGCCGGCAGGGGCTGCAGGTCCACGTCGCCGGGGTAGCCGGACACACCGCGGGCGAACTGATCTCGGCCGCCGACGGCTGGATCCCGCTGGAGGGTGATCTGCTGATGCCAGCCCGGCAGAGATCCTGA
- a CDS encoding rhomboid family intramembrane serine protease yields MLRGRSRHPLLALPGGCPVTWALLAANALTFVASFVGVARWDALAFHTADAAWRPWTAVTYPLVGSGPILWLLVGAYVVWMFGGSLERAWGARDYLIFLMLCSLVAAAGLWVGAALTGRAALLEGLWMPLAAAVVAWSQINPRERVLAFFVLPVESRWLGAIAAVVVVFSFSFPLGAFALFGPALAWWFARRGRYSLGRLSRRLLPSPAARLHRWWLRRRFRRLMRISGLEDRDRIH; encoded by the coding sequence GTGCTGAGGGGACGTTCGCGCCACCCGCTGCTCGCGCTGCCCGGCGGATGCCCGGTCACCTGGGCTCTGCTGGCGGCCAATGCCCTCACGTTCGTCGCGTCCTTCGTCGGTGTGGCGCGGTGGGACGCCCTCGCCTTCCATACCGCCGACGCCGCGTGGCGGCCGTGGACGGCCGTTACGTATCCGCTGGTGGGTTCCGGTCCGATCCTGTGGCTGTTGGTCGGTGCCTACGTGGTCTGGATGTTCGGGGGCAGCCTGGAACGAGCGTGGGGAGCGCGCGACTACCTGATCTTCCTGATGCTGTGTTCACTAGTTGCGGCAGCGGGCCTGTGGGTCGGTGCGGCGCTCACCGGGCGTGCGGCACTGCTCGAAGGGCTGTGGATGCCGCTGGCGGCGGCGGTCGTGGCCTGGTCCCAGATCAATCCGCGGGAACGGGTGCTCGCATTCTTCGTACTGCCGGTGGAGTCCCGCTGGCTTGGGGCGATCGCAGCCGTAGTCGTGGTCTTCTCGTTTTCGTTCCCGCTTGGCGCATTCGCGCTCTTCGGCCCCGCTTTGGCCTGGTGGTTCGCGCGGCGTGGCCGGTACTCCCTGGGGCGCTTGTCGCGCCGTCTTCTCCCCAGTCCGGCCGCCCGGCTGCATCGCTGGTGGCTCAGGCGCCGCTTCCGGCGCCTGATGCGCATCAGCGGGCTGGAGGACCGGGACCGGATTCACTGA
- a CDS encoding ABC transporter permease: MMWRFLVGKGAQYALVLLVASTINFALPRLMPGSPLVLLAGEDAASLSAEDRQNLLASLGLDRPVWQQYLHYLGRLAVGDLGYSLQQGRPVAHILAERLPWTLLLVGTALVLSTVLGVWLGAIAAWRRGRATDLGLLGGCMLFESMPSFWLAMILIATVAAKLRWFPIFGARTIGSGLEGLALVGNVAWHLVLPLTTLVVVSVPNVFLVMRYSMLSVLGEPYIVTARSKGLPERVILFRHVTRNALLPVATVFMLNLGFVVGGATVIETVFSYPGVGRLLFEAVLARDYPVLQASFFVITVSVIAANVLADLLYPLVDPRVRRGLGV; this comes from the coding sequence ATGATGTGGCGGTTCCTGGTCGGAAAGGGGGCCCAGTACGCTCTCGTCCTGCTTGTCGCGAGCACGATCAACTTCGCGCTGCCGCGGCTGATGCCCGGAAGCCCCCTCGTGCTTCTGGCGGGCGAGGACGCCGCCTCTTTGTCCGCGGAAGACCGACAAAATCTCCTCGCAAGCCTGGGCCTGGATCGACCCGTCTGGCAGCAGTACCTGCACTATCTCGGGCGGCTGGCTGTCGGCGACCTCGGCTACTCGCTCCAGCAGGGCCGCCCGGTCGCCCACATCCTGGCCGAGCGGTTGCCCTGGACTCTGCTGCTGGTCGGGACCGCTCTCGTCCTGTCGACGGTCTTGGGCGTGTGGCTCGGCGCGATCGCGGCCTGGCGGCGGGGACGGGCGACCGATCTCGGCCTGCTGGGCGGCTGCATGCTCTTCGAGTCGATGCCCAGCTTTTGGCTCGCGATGATCCTGATTGCCACGGTTGCTGCGAAACTCCGCTGGTTCCCCATCTTCGGTGCGCGCACGATCGGGTCCGGCCTGGAGGGGCTGGCGCTGGTCGGCAACGTCGCCTGGCACCTCGTCCTGCCCCTGACAACCCTCGTCGTCGTATCGGTTCCGAACGTGTTCCTCGTAATGCGGTACTCGATGCTTTCGGTGCTCGGGGAACCATACATTGTCACCGCGCGTTCAAAGGGCTTGCCCGAGCGGGTCATCCTGTTCCGACACGTCACACGGAACGCGTTGCTTCCGGTCGCCACCGTCTTCATGCTGAACTTGGGCTTCGTGGTCGGCGGCGCCACGGTGATCGAGACCGTGTTCTCCTATCCGGGCGTGGGTCGCCTGCTCTTCGAAGCGGTGCTCGCACGGGACTATCCGGTGCTGCAGGCGTCTTTCTTCGTGATCACGGTCAGCGTCATTGCGGCGAACGTGCTGGCTGACCTGCTGTACCCGTTGGTTGACCCACGGGTGCGACGGGGTCTGGGGGTCTGA
- a CDS encoding shikimate dehydrogenase translates to MNAAEIPPGTEIVALLGDPVAHSLSPRMQAAAFAAAGLPWAYVALRVLPSDLRAALAGLRALGFAGANVTVPHKEATCELVDDLDECARRCGAVNTIVFGEGRRLLGRNTDVAGVERALAEAGVGLAGLRAAVVGAGGAARAACVALASGGAAEIAVLSRDVERAEFLCGQMSALSGKTQFEAFPLEPTSLRVVLRGVDLLINATPVGMHPDVDRSPIPSTEMLRAGLAVFDMVYNPAQTKLLWMAREAGGRTISGLEMLVWQGAASFELWTGKPAPLEAMRRAVGLVDPATATG, encoded by the coding sequence TTGAACGCCGCAGAGATCCCGCCGGGCACCGAGATCGTCGCACTGCTCGGCGATCCGGTCGCCCACAGTCTCTCGCCCCGGATGCAGGCCGCGGCGTTCGCCGCGGCGGGGCTGCCGTGGGCGTACGTCGCGCTGCGCGTCCTGCCCTCGGATCTGCGCGCCGCCCTGGCCGGGCTGCGGGCGCTGGGGTTCGCCGGCGCCAACGTCACCGTGCCGCACAAGGAAGCGACCTGCGAACTGGTGGACGATCTGGACGAGTGCGCCCGGCGGTGCGGGGCGGTGAACACGATCGTCTTCGGAGAAGGCCGTCGCCTGCTGGGCCGCAACACCGACGTCGCCGGCGTGGAGCGCGCCTTGGCCGAAGCCGGCGTGGGGCTCGCGGGGTTGCGGGCGGCCGTCGTCGGCGCGGGCGGTGCCGCGCGCGCTGCCTGCGTCGCGCTGGCGTCGGGAGGCGCGGCAGAGATCGCGGTGCTGTCGCGCGACGTCGAACGGGCCGAATTTCTGTGTGGGCAGATGTCGGCGCTGTCTGGCAAGACCCAGTTCGAAGCCTTCCCGCTTGAGCCAACGTCTTTGCGCGTGGTCCTGCGCGGGGTCGATCTGCTGATCAACGCGACGCCGGTCGGCATGCATCCCGACGTCGACCGCAGCCCGATCCCGTCGACCGAGATGCTGCGCGCGGGACTGGCGGTCTTCGACATGGTCTACAATCCCGCGCAGACCAAGCTGCTGTGGATGGCGCGCGAAGCCGGTGGGCGTACCATCTCGGGGCTGGAGATGCTGGTCTGGCAGGGCGCCGCTTCCTTCGAGCTGTGGACGGGAAAGCCGGCACCCCTGGAGGCCATGAGAAGGGCAGTGGGGCTGGTGGATCCGGCGACGGCCACGGGCTGA
- a CDS encoding heavy-metal-associated domain-containing protein, producing the protein MERVYKVPRIHCGGCVATVEETASSLPGVIRVRADENSKEVRVEFDPQQIDEERIKQALADVGYPVAV; encoded by the coding sequence ATGGAGAGAGTCTACAAGGTACCCCGCATCCACTGCGGCGGATGCGTTGCTACGGTGGAGGAGACAGCCTCAAGCCTGCCCGGGGTCATTCGGGTGAGGGCCGACGAGAACAGTAAGGAAGTCCGCGTGGAGTTCGATCCCCAGCAGATCGACGAGGAGCGGATCAAGCAGGCCCTGGCGGACGTCGGTTACCCGGTCGCGGTCTGA
- a CDS encoding phosphoribosyltransferase family protein, translating to MRYEGQTAFDLRVAGVRRTLPVEQVQDNVWIPFFRLWGDVELTNACARELASELRTREFDALVSLTAKSVPLVHMIATYLSEPRHGQFFPYVACRREVKSYMRDPVVVEAQSITAATAHPLVLNGPDATAIRGRRVAIVDDVVSTGGTFQAAARLMEVLGAPITARAAVILQGDVYRDPELIYLATLPVFTR from the coding sequence ATGCGCTACGAGGGACAGACCGCGTTCGACCTGCGCGTGGCTGGGGTCCGGCGCACCCTACCCGTCGAGCAGGTGCAGGACAACGTCTGGATCCCCTTCTTTCGGCTGTGGGGCGACGTCGAGCTGACGAACGCCTGCGCCCGCGAACTGGCCAGCGAGCTGCGGACGAGGGAGTTCGACGCGCTCGTCTCGCTGACCGCCAAGTCCGTCCCGTTGGTGCACATGATCGCGACGTACCTGTCCGAGCCGCGCCACGGGCAGTTCTTCCCGTACGTGGCGTGCCGGCGCGAGGTCAAGAGTTATATGCGCGACCCCGTCGTCGTCGAGGCGCAGTCCATCACCGCGGCGACGGCCCACCCGCTGGTGCTCAACGGGCCCGATGCGACGGCAATCCGCGGCCGACGCGTGGCTATAGTCGACGACGTTGTCAGTACCGGGGGGACCTTCCAGGCCGCAGCCCGCCTGATGGAGGTGCTGGGGGCGCCGATCACCGCCCGCGCGGCGGTCATCCTCCAGGGGGATGTGTACCGCGACCCCGAGCTGATCTACCTAGCCACGTTGCCCGTCTTCACCCGCTAG
- a CDS encoding ABC transporter substrate-binding protein, whose protein sequence is MKPAPRGTRSPDGRTHLSGRGRFTHGRWTPQARDIEAIDTPNPQTVVFRLRAARAAFRAQPLADVPILPRHIWESVTEPRRFDNTIGSGPYRVGEVRSGQFYRLVANDTYFAGRPKVREIVLPIIRDAAVDFTSLRAGETDATVRSLLPELVAQFQAVRDMKVVRGPGYASTLLQFNLEHPQLRDVRLRRAIAHAINTSLMVRLLMLGYAVVGSPGYLHPASPWYNREVRIEPNKARAVAILNEAGYRDRNNDGIREAPDGTPLRFVLLAQSGNPVRIRGADLIRTWLRDVGIAVTVRVMEDASIIDLVWPEFDVCKGRRFDMTMFGWSAPVMSRPTALRDLFHSDCRVGTINIGGYKNPRIDQLGEQLATVVDPNRQRQLAYEMQRIIAQDLPVHVLFYADGIYAYRASRFDGWVYQKGQGIVNKLSFVNAPRR, encoded by the coding sequence CTGAAACCCGCGCCAAGGGGTACCCGATCACCGGACGGCCGAACACACCTGAGTGGACGAGGCCGGTTCACGCACGGCCGCTGGACGCCGCAGGCCCGCGACATCGAGGCCATCGACACACCCAACCCGCAAACCGTGGTGTTCCGTCTGCGTGCGGCCAGGGCGGCGTTCCGCGCGCAGCCGCTTGCCGACGTGCCGATCCTGCCGCGTCACATCTGGGAGTCGGTCACCGAGCCCCGCAGGTTCGACAACACGATCGGCAGTGGTCCCTACCGGGTCGGTGAGGTGCGCTCCGGTCAGTTCTACCGGTTGGTGGCAAACGACACCTACTTCGCTGGACGCCCCAAGGTGCGGGAGATTGTCCTCCCGATCATCCGCGACGCGGCCGTGGACTTCACGTCCCTGCGCGCTGGGGAGACCGATGCCACCGTCCGCAGCCTGTTGCCGGAACTGGTCGCTCAGTTCCAGGCGGTACGGGACATGAAGGTGGTGCGCGGCCCCGGGTATGCGTCCACACTGCTCCAGTTCAACCTCGAGCACCCTCAGCTGAGGGACGTTCGCCTGCGCCGGGCGATCGCGCACGCGATCAATACCTCTTTGATGGTGCGGCTGCTCATGCTCGGCTACGCGGTCGTCGGCAGCCCGGGCTACCTGCATCCCGCATCGCCCTGGTACAACCGGGAGGTGAGGATCGAGCCGAACAAGGCACGCGCGGTCGCGATCCTCAACGAGGCTGGCTATCGGGATCGCAACAACGACGGCATCCGAGAGGCACCGGACGGCACACCGTTGCGGTTCGTGCTCCTGGCCCAATCCGGCAACCCGGTCCGCATTCGCGGCGCGGACCTGATCCGTACGTGGCTGCGCGACGTCGGGATCGCCGTGACCGTTCGGGTCATGGAGGATGCGTCGATCATCGACTTGGTGTGGCCGGAGTTCGATGTCTGCAAGGGCCGCCGCTTCGACATGACGATGTTCGGCTGGTCGGCGCCCGTGATGTCGCGGCCGACGGCCCTGCGCGACCTGTTCCATTCGGACTGCCGAGTGGGGACCATCAACATCGGCGGCTACAAGAACCCGCGCATCGATCAGCTCGGTGAACAGCTCGCGACGGTGGTGGATCCGAACCGACAGAGGCAGTTGGCATACGAGATGCAGAGGATCATCGCACAGGACCTGCCGGTGCACGTGCTCTTCTACGCCGATGGAATCTACGCGTACCGGGCGTCCCGGTTCGACGGTTGGGTCTATCAGAAGGGACAGGGCATCGTCAACAAGCTGTCGTTCGTGAACGCGCCGCGCAGATAG
- a CDS encoding heavy metal translocating P-type ATPase, translated as MPDKTIDIPIEGMSCASCVAQVESALRVVPGVREASVNLATERATVTVDPQTAELRRLVRAVRDRGYDVRTERVDIAVRGMSCASCVVRVEQTLRAVAGVVDASVNLATERATVIYVPGLVSMRDLYRAIRDAGYDPEEGEVAGTSTAAADREQEARTAELRDVRNRFLVAAVLTLPLAIGSLPHMLGVHLSAIPPWLSAPLVQFALATPVQFWSGWRFYRGAWAVGRHRTTDMNTLIAVGTSAAYGYSAVATFAPHAFARAGLQPALYYEVAAIIVTLVLLGRLLEARARGRASEAIRRLLALGARTARVVREGVEVEIPVEDVQVGDVVVVRPGEKIPVDGVVVHGRSTVDESMITGESMPVDKGPGDEVIGATINKTGSFRFRATRVGTDTALAQIVRLVEQAQSSKAPVQRLVDVVASYFVPAVMAVAIVTFLVWWIWGPQPGATLALANFIAVLIIACPCALGLATPTAIMVGTGVGAQLGVLIKDAAALEIAGRVRVVVLDKTGTLTRGAPALTDVRAAGGFSEAELLQIAASAERGSEHPLGEAIVAAARSRNLELTDPERFEAIPGGGVVALVAGREVVAGNEQLLAGRAISLDGLAPAARQFAEQGKTAMFVAVDGQPAGVLAVADTLKPNAREVVAELRRMGLQVAMLTGDNRRTAEAIARQVGIDRVLSEVLPHQKAEEVRRLQAEGHRVAFVGDGINDAPALVQADLGIAIGAGTDVAIESADVVLVGDNLGAIPTAIRLSRATMRTIRQNLFWAFAYNTALIPVAAGVLYPFFGILLNPVLAAAAMALSSVSVVSNSLRLRRFAAHA; from the coding sequence ATGCCGGACAAGACGATCGACATCCCCATTGAGGGCATGAGCTGCGCGTCGTGCGTGGCGCAGGTCGAATCCGCCCTGCGTGTGGTTCCCGGTGTGCGGGAGGCCTCCGTGAACCTGGCGACCGAGCGGGCGACCGTGACGGTCGACCCGCAGACCGCGGAGCTGCGGCGGTTGGTGCGTGCGGTGCGCGACCGCGGTTACGACGTGCGCACCGAGCGGGTGGACATCGCCGTGCGCGGGATGAGCTGCGCTTCGTGCGTGGTCCGTGTGGAGCAGACCCTGCGGGCGGTGGCGGGCGTGGTGGACGCCTCGGTGAACCTGGCCACCGAGCGCGCGACCGTAATCTACGTACCGGGCCTCGTCTCGATGCGCGACCTGTACCGGGCCATCCGGGATGCCGGCTACGATCCGGAGGAAGGTGAGGTCGCAGGTACTTCAACGGCCGCCGCCGACAGGGAACAGGAGGCGCGCACGGCGGAATTGCGCGACGTGCGCAACCGGTTCCTGGTTGCCGCGGTCCTCACGCTGCCGCTGGCGATCGGTTCGTTGCCCCACATGCTGGGTGTGCACCTCAGCGCGATCCCGCCCTGGCTGTCGGCACCGCTCGTGCAGTTCGCGCTGGCCACGCCGGTGCAGTTCTGGTCGGGCTGGCGGTTCTACCGGGGCGCTTGGGCGGTGGGGCGGCACCGGACGACCGACATGAACACGCTGATCGCGGTCGGCACATCGGCGGCCTACGGCTACAGCGCCGTCGCCACCTTCGCCCCACACGCGTTCGCGCGTGCCGGGCTCCAGCCGGCGCTGTACTACGAGGTCGCCGCGATCATCGTCACGCTCGTCCTGCTCGGCCGGTTGCTCGAGGCCCGGGCCAGGGGCCGGGCCTCGGAGGCGATCCGCAGGCTGCTCGCGCTGGGTGCCCGGACAGCCCGCGTCGTACGCGAAGGCGTCGAGGTCGAGATTCCCGTCGAGGATGTGCAGGTCGGCGACGTGGTGGTCGTGCGGCCCGGCGAGAAGATCCCCGTCGACGGCGTCGTCGTGCACGGTCGGTCCACAGTCGACGAGTCGATGATCACAGGCGAGAGCATGCCGGTCGACAAGGGCCCCGGCGACGAGGTAATTGGGGCGACGATCAACAAGACCGGCTCGTTCCGCTTCCGCGCGACCCGCGTCGGCACCGACACCGCTCTGGCGCAGATTGTCCGTCTGGTGGAGCAGGCACAGAGCAGCAAGGCACCGGTGCAGCGGCTCGTGGACGTCGTCGCCAGCTACTTCGTGCCCGCCGTGATGGCGGTGGCGATTGTGACCTTCTTGGTGTGGTGGATCTGGGGACCACAGCCCGGGGCGACGCTCGCGCTGGCGAACTTCATCGCGGTGTTGATCATCGCCTGTCCGTGTGCGCTCGGACTGGCGACGCCGACGGCGATCATGGTGGGCACCGGTGTTGGCGCTCAGCTCGGCGTGCTCATCAAGGACGCGGCCGCGCTGGAGATCGCCGGCCGCGTGCGGGTCGTCGTGCTCGACAAGACCGGCACCCTCACGCGGGGAGCGCCGGCCCTGACCGACGTGCGCGCGGCTGGGGGATTCTCGGAAGCGGAACTGCTGCAGATCGCAGCATCGGCCGAGCGGGGCAGCGAACATCCCCTCGGCGAGGCGATCGTGGCCGCGGCGCGCTCGCGGAATCTGGAACTGACCGATCCCGAGCGCTTCGAGGCCATCCCCGGAGGCGGCGTCGTCGCCCTCGTCGCCGGTCGCGAGGTCGTGGCCGGCAACGAGCAGCTGCTGGCCGGGCGCGCGATCTCGCTGGACGGGCTTGCGCCCGCCGCTCGGCAGTTCGCCGAACAGGGCAAGACGGCGATGTTCGTGGCGGTGGACGGACAGCCCGCGGGCGTGCTGGCGGTGGCGGACACCCTCAAGCCCAACGCGCGGGAGGTGGTGGCCGAGCTGCGCCGCATGGGCTTGCAGGTCGCGATGCTCACCGGAGACAACCGCCGAACCGCGGAGGCGATCGCCCGCCAGGTCGGCATCGACCGCGTGCTGAGCGAGGTGCTGCCACACCAGAAGGCGGAGGAGGTGAGGCGGCTCCAGGCGGAAGGCCACCGGGTGGCGTTCGTGGGGGATGGGATCAACGACGCGCCGGCTTTGGTTCAGGCCGATTTGGGAATCGCGATCGGTGCAGGGACGGACGTCGCGATCGAGTCTGCCGACGTCGTCCTGGTGGGCGACAACCTGGGGGCGATTCCCACCGCGATCCGTCTCAGCCGGGCCACGATGCGGACGATCCGGCAGAACCTGTTCTGGGCCTTCGCGTACAACACGGCCCTGATCCCGGTGGCGGCCGGGGTCCTGTACCCGTTCTTCGGAATCCTGCTCAACCCGGTCCTGGCGGCGGCGGCCATGGCGTTGAGTTCCGTGTCCGTCGTCTCGAACAGCCTGCGCCTTCGGAGGTTCGCCGCACACGCCTGA